One window of Miscanthus floridulus cultivar M001 unplaced genomic scaffold, ASM1932011v1 fs_453_3_4, whole genome shotgun sequence genomic DNA carries:
- the LOC136531836 gene encoding GDSL esterase/lipase At5g45910-like, with protein sequence MAHHSKVLPALAAVLLCCCPLAQCGGGQNYTSMFSFGDSLTDTGNLLVSSPLSNHIVGRYPYGMTYFHRPTGRCSDGRLVVDFLAQAFGLPLLQPYLQSRGKDLRRGVNFAVGGATAMDPPFFQEIGASDKLWTNLSLSVQLGWFEQLKPSLCSSPKKCKEYFSKSLFLVGEIGGNDYNYAFFKGKTLDDAKTYIPTVAAAVTDATERLIKAGATHLVVPGNLPIGCSSAYLTLHPGRNSSNYDAAGCLKTYNDFAQHHNAVLQQNLRALRVKYPQARIMYADYYGAAMSFAKNPEQFGFTEGPLRTCCGGGGPYNFNPKASCGVRGSSVCTDPSAYTNWDGVHLTEAAYHAIADSILNGPYTSPRLL encoded by the exons ATGGCGCACCACTCCAAGGTGCTGCCCGCGCTCGCCGCCGTCTTGCTCTGCTGCTGCCCCCTCGCGCAATGCGGCGGCGGGCAGAACTACACCTCCATGTTCAGCTTCGGCGACTCGCTCACCGACACCGGCAACCTGCTCGTGTCCAGCCCGCTCTCCAACCACATCGTCGGCCGCTACCCCTACGGCATGACCTACTTCCACCGCCCCACCGGCCGCTGCTCCGACGGCCGCCTCGTCGTCGACTTCCTAG CGCAAGCGTTCGGCCTGCCGCTTCTGCAGCCGTACCTGCAGTCCCGCGGCAAGGATCTCCGCCGGGGAGTCAACTTCGCCGTCGGCGGCGCCACCGCCATGGATCCGCCCTTCTTCCAGGAGATCGGCGCGTCCGACAAGCTCTGGACCAACCTGTCCCTCAGCGTCCAGCTTGGCTGGTTCGAGCAGCTCAAGCCGTCACTCTGCAGCTCCCCAAAAA AGTGCAAGGAGTACTTCAGCAAGTCCCTGTTCCTCGTCGGAGAGATTGGGGGAAACGACTACAACTACGCCTTCTTCAAGGGCAAGACCCTGGACGACGCCAAGACCTACATCCCCACAGTCGCCGCCGCGGTCACCGATGCCACCGAG AGGCTGATCAAGGCCGGCGCCACGCACCTGGTGGTGCCGGGGAACCTGCCCATTGGATGCTCGTCGGCGTACCTGACCCTGCACCCGGGCCGGAACAGCAGCAACTACGACGCCGCCGGCTGCCTCAAGACGTACAACGACTTCGCGCAGCACCACAACGCGGTGCTCCAGCAGAACCTGCGGGCGCTCCGGGTCAAGTACCCGCAGGCCAGGATCATGTATGCCGACTACTACGGCGCCGCCATGTCCTTCGCCAAGAACCCCGAGCAGTTCG GGTTTACGGAGGGGCCGCTGCGGacgtgctgcggcggcggcgggccatACAACTTCAACCCGAAAGCCAGCTGCGGCGTGCGGGGCTCCAGCGTGTGCACGGACCCGTCGGCATACACCAACTGGGACGGCGTGCACCTGACAGAGGCGGCCTACCACGCCATCGCCGACAGCATCCTCAACGGCCCCTACACCAGCCCCAGGCTGCTCTGA